Sequence from the Balearica regulorum gibbericeps isolate bBalReg1 chromosome 15, bBalReg1.pri, whole genome shotgun sequence genome:
GAAGGTCCTCTTTAAGTTCACTAAAGTGGACAGCAGACCCAAGGAGGATACGCAAAAACTGCTGAGCATTTTGGGAGCTGCGGAGGAGGACAACGTCAAGCTTCTCAAGTTCTGGATGACTGGCCTGAGCAAGACGTACAAGTCCCACCTGATGTCAACAGTTCGCAGTCCGACGTCCTCGGAGTCCCGGAACTAAAGGGTGCCCGACCTCACTTGCTGCCTTCAAATAATAGCAGGGAACCCCAAGTTCCCACTGCTGAGCCTGCGGCATGTGCATTAGGCGGATAGTGAAACTTCATCGCTATTCTTCTGGTCCTCAAACTAACTTGAAGAGTGACTTGAGTCTTTTCTAATTGCTGTGAGACTGGACTAATAAGTGCTGATGAATAGTGCTGCTGTCTGTCCTGAAACTCAACTCTAAATCTAGACCTCCACACTCAAGACTAAAATACAGCAACACTCAAAGAATCAGTGTGAAGTAATTAAAATCCTGTACTGTCCTCATTAAGCATTATGGTGCAGCAGTAGACCTCAGTTTTAGGTTTCATTGGCAAGACTTGGATACCTGTGAGAACATCAAGAACTCCTGGGAGTGGATACAGTTAATCTCTCCGAATCCCACATAAATCTCCTAAATGCCTGAGAGAACAAGAACCAAAAATAAGTGACACGTCACAGGGTATGGATCAtgtgtaaattatttcaaaccACTTTATGCTCGGATTTAAGAAGAGACTATTTTCTGCTGTAGCATAAGTCAGGATATCCTATTGGAGTCCTGTCGCtccactttatttatttatatcttaACTTGACACAGTTTCAGCATTTGCTTTGGAAATCTTGTCTGGGAGGGGGAATTGTAAAAGCTCAAAGTGCAGCCTGCTTGCCTCTCTCAAGGGTAGAATACTCGCCTTGTTTTGCCTGTGGTTGCAAAACTTCCAGGTAATGAAGATAACCTCACCAGGATAAGGTTGCTGGTGTTCTTCCGTcttcagaaatagttttataACTTCCTAATTAAGTTAAGCAGAAAAGATCCAACCTGTAGGTGCTCCCTTCTTATATCACTCTATAGTAGCCATTTTGAATGCTTAATAGTTCATGGAAACATTGGtgcattttttaattacctAAACAGATATTCCTTATCTGTATTGTAAGGAATTACTGTTTCTGTTGTGaagtcttttgtttgtttgtttttggggtttttttctggattgtTGTTGGGAAAACTTGACGTTACCACAGACGTTTTTAATCTAGAGGCAGGTTTTACCCAGGTGACCTTCTACACTCATTCGAACGAGACTCAAAGTTCAGAGGGGATGTTCCAACTTGTCGTGAGTTCTGTTCTTATGTATAAAATATGCAGgttgatttttgtttggaaCATCTGTAATATGGAGACAGGCATTAAATCTCATTAAGAgctatttttgtaaaatggacAAAGACTAGTTTTGTGTTGATTTGCAATGTGCAGGTGTGCGGGGAGGCGGCAGTTGATCCACAAGGTAATTCCTGCATCTTAGCCTTGATCTAATTTACAGAATTTAACAGGTCTTTTTCCCTTAACTGTGTATGTATTAGTTTCTTGTACGTACGGAGCAAGAATTGCTCagatatattaatttaaaatgcttgaCTGGACATAAAATAACCACAGGATATTCATATAGCAAACAGATGCTTGGAAAAAGGCATTACTCTGTCCCTTCAGAAACTAACCGCTTATTTAATTTCAGGGTTTGCAAAAATTTCCCCATTGTCAATAACGAAACAGGAGACAAAAGAGGTGCTCAAGCTCTCTCCACAGGAAAGGAAGCTTTAAGTAGTGTATGTATCTTGCTTCCTGTGTGCTAGATGCTACTCctgaggggaaaataaagcCCACTGATAGTGGGATACAAGGGACAGACGTAATTAGAAAAGCGTGCACTAGTGAGTCCGAATCTGTAGTACTAGGTCAGTGCTGGTTCTCGTGGCTACCTTTTATATGATGTAGTACTCttatttttctacttgaaaACTTCTGATCCAATTCAGAGCTGTGTAACACAACAGGTAAGACATTATTTGGCATTTAGACCTTCTCGATTGCTGAActgtttttaccttttaaaGAATAGCTCTCCCAAGCAATCCCACATTAAAACTAGTCTGTCTAACCCGCAGTTGGTGCATAAACACCCATTAGTAAAGCCCGTGTTTCTGAGCAGAGGTGTGGTTTcttccaaaacagcaaaaaggtgATCATCAGGTCAGGCTTGAGGCTGCTTCTTCCTTGCGGTTGTGTAAGCGGGGAGTTGTATGCAACGTCGGTTGTCTCCATCCTGATCCGAAACACGGCTGTGTCACGGACAACCAGACTGGATAACGTGTCATTTTTGAGCCAGGGCAAGGAAACCACTGACTTAACACGTATGAAATAACCACAGGAAAGAAGAGGGAGAGCTGCTGAAGTCTGTGAACCCGGGGCTCCTGCTTAGCATAAAACCCGCTGTGCTTGCCTGCCAGAACAGATCTATTCGCGGGATTACCAAATAATTGCCTGGGCAAGTTCCCGCAGATCAGGCTGCGGGTGCTCGCTTTGCCGTCAGCCATAGCTGGAATGCGCACGTTCCTCTTGGCACAacttaattaacaaaaaagcaTGTCTGCAGACATCTTTCACCACTCTCCTTCCCTCTAAACGATACGCCTTAAAGACAAACTGATTAAAGCAGGATATTTCTTTATTCCGCCGagatttccttttctgcatggCTGAGCGCTGTGTTCCCGGGAGGGAGGCGAGCTCCGCAGCTGCAGGCTGAGACCAGCTGCAGGGACAGCCAAAGCCTTTCTGCAGTAGTGCTGCTGCAGGACGCAGCTTAAAGGGGTCTGCTGAGTACGTGCAGTGTAGCTGGCTGCCAGCCGGTCACTGGGCTGCAGGCGGTGAGGAGGGACGTGTTTTCAGACGAGGTTCGCCCGGGTGATGGGAGCGGCTCTTCAGCGGAGCCCGCGATCCGTcgctcccgcagcccccgcagccccagctctccccacagcagcccaaGCTCCCTCCCCGCAGGCCGAGAAGGCGGTGGGGTCGGGGCTCGGGGAGGCGGCTGCGGCCCGGTGCCTCTCGCCACCCacggccggggcggcgggacgCTCCCTCAGGAAACTTCCCGCCGCAGCCGCGCTCGCCTGCTCGGAGCCACCGCGCATGCGCCGGGCGGCGTCGCGGCAGAGGCGGCGGGGGCATGTGGGCGGTGGACGCGCAGCGGCGGGCGGGCCTGGCTCTGGctgtggcggcggcggcggcgctggccATAACCCTGGCGgcctggcggcggcggcagcggcccGTGCGGGAGGTGCTGTTCTTCCCTTCGCGGCCCAGCTGCACCGAGGAGCTGCTCGCCgaggcggcggggcccggggcggcggcccggccctgcccctgcccgctgCCGCGCGGCGACTGCTCCCTCAGCCGCCTCCTGCGGCGCCTCCTCTCCGCCCGCCGCTCCCTTGAGATCTGCCTGTTCGCCTTCTCCAGCCCGCAGCTGGGACGCGCCGTCCAGCTCCTCCACCGCCGCGGCGTCCGTGTCCGCGTCGTCACCGACGCGCAGTACATGGGGCTGCAGGGCTCCCAGATCGGCCGCCTCCGGCGTGCGGGTGAGGCGGCCGCCCCTGGGCGAGGGGCTCTgcggggcagggctggctgcggCCTGGGTGACAGCTTCGGTTGTGTCTTGGTAGGGATCCAGGTGCGCCATGACCGGGAGAACGGTTACATGCACCACAAGTTTGCTATTGTGGACAGGAGGATGCTCATCACAGGCTCCCTCAACTGGACCACCCAAGCGATCCAGAACAACCGGGAGAATGTGCTGGTCGTGGAAGACGCCGAGTATGTGAAGCCTTTTCTGGATGAGTTTGAAAGGATTTGGGAAGAGTACAATCCCATcaactacagatttttttccaaagacaatAAATGATTTAGCTGCCTCACAGGGCTGATAGAGTACTTAACAGCTAGCATTTGTGGACTTTAATATTACATATAGCCATCATTGTATTACCCATCTGAGTGTAATTTAAGTGCTCTCTACCCTGAAGTGCCACAGATCCCTTGCTGTGGGTCATTCCTGCGCTAGAGGGGATGACCCAGCTGTTTGGCGAGTTGTTTTGTGAGGATAGGTGTGATAGGACTGATGGATAGCACTTAAAACTACAGGCAGGCTTTTGCCGTGCCCTGGCGCAGACAAGGTATGTTCATACAGTGCTGAGTATGTGTTTCAGTGGCAAAAGGGATGTTTTCCAACTTGGGATACTGCAGAATGGAATTGTAGCCCAATGGCTCCTCTCCAGTAACTCTAAAGAAGAGTTAAGAGGGCTACAGCAAAGCTAGAGTTTGTATAGAGAGATTAAGCACCTTAGTTACATTTCTTGTTGGCATTCGTTGTTGAAagtttgtaaaattaaatttgtggGAAATACTAAATTAGAAGTACATTTTGATTGCATATCCATTTCCCTTGGTTTAGGATGAGCAGAGTTCCAGCATAAAAGCGTGAGAACAAATACTAATGACAGCTCGTCTTGCAGCAAGCAAGTGTAGGGAAgtctggaaaaagagagaaactgttCTTTGGGGTCAGTCGGTCTTGTCTTGAGAGCAGACACAGCTGGAGTTCAGTCACCGGCTCCAGAGTGGAGCGGTGGGAGGAAACCTCAGTTCGTTCAGGTGGAGACACCGTGTCCTGCTCTGGTTTGGTGACTTCGACCGCCTGTGTgttggcagcagcagggtgggggaCAGCGAGTGAATAGCAAGAggtaattaataataaaatagtaagATCTCTGTCCCTACAGTTCAGGGTGGAACAAAGATGGGTGTAAACTCAGGAATTTCAAAACTCTAAATAGCGTCTGTGTAAGAATTACTTTATGCTGAATATAAAGtgcctcaaaataaaaaaagtcttaacATTTTATTACCAGTTTTGCTTGATAGAGCAGTGCTGTGATTGGCACTAGTAATAAaccattttcacagaaaagctcAACATTGTCTTCTGGTTTTTGCATTCCAGGCAGTCCTATGGGTTGGTTGTTCCACAGATCCAAATCATTAAAAACTTCTGTAGGTCCTTAGGTGTTACTTAGGATACAAGGAGTAACATCAACAGGTGGCAGATTTGTTCTATTCGGTTTGAGAAAGTTGGCATGGGTCTGGGGGAAAAGCATTACTGTTCTCTGTGGCGTAGCGACTATGGAAGAAGGTCATTCTCTAGTAAAGCCCGTTCAGCAGCACTAGAGTTGCACTACCTTAAACATGTTATTGTTATTAAACTGCTAcctgttgcattttctttgtgatgTGTGACTAACAGCAAAGAGCTCACTCATTTTTCACGCTCCGGCCTCTGCTCCATTCTTTACCGGTGTCCTTCTTGAAAGAAACCTCTCACTACACAGCATGCAAAGGGTGGTGCAAAAATAGTTTATTACGATATAGTTAATGTAAAGTTAGGTaattatatttacaaaataaaaattatcagcTACATCCATGGGAACCTAGCATGTCACACGAGATTTTGTAAGGAATAAATACTGTGAGAAAAAGTGACTCTTCTATTACGGTGAGCAGTTGATCGGGACCAGTGGCTCttaaaaaagcactgaaataaactggagtggaagggagaagggaaggagagaggaactCACACATACTGAGACACAGGAGCCTCCAACACCCATTCCCCTTGTGGAGGGAAAATACGTCTGAGACATTATTTCCCGGACTGCTCTGTGTGGAAAATGCCCCTTAAAAGAGGCCGTTCCGCCCTGCAGATGGACGGGGCGTGAGGACGACTgcgctgcctcctctccccgcCGCCCCACGGTGACGGACCCTGGGTTTGAGCCATGGGTGGTTTCCAGTACCCGCGAGGCTGCggcatcctgctgctgcccggGTACCACCGCCCCGCTCTGCTGCTCGGCCACATCACAGGGCGGAGGCAGAGGGCTGGCCACCGCGTCGTATCGTCGCAGAAACCAGGGAATTACTCTTTATCCTCATTACTCACAATTCTTTTGGGTCATTTCTGGAGCACAAGCAGTAGAGCGTGGTACGTGCGTGGTTTTAATCCAAAACAAGTCCCCTTCGGTTACAGGTCAGTCGTCCGTTAAAGCTGTGCTCAGAACTAAGACAAACTTCTGTTCTCATTAGGATGGTGGAGGACGACTGACCATTAGTACCACAACAACCAGTGCCGCTTCACATACCACCCACAGACTGGCCgagcttccttctcctccccagagCTTCATCCTTTCAAATAAATGATTCTTTAAAATCTCAAGTCATCCAGAACTCCAGGTGCCAGGAGGGTGGACACGGGTGAAAGGCTGCGCATTCGTATCTGC
This genomic interval carries:
- the PLD6 gene encoding mitochondrial cardiolipin hydrolase; translation: MWAVDAQRRAGLALAVAAAAALAITLAAWRRRQRPVREVLFFPSRPSCTEELLAEAAGPGAAARPCPCPLPRGDCSLSRLLRRLLSARRSLEICLFAFSSPQLGRAVQLLHRRGVRVRVVTDAQYMGLQGSQIGRLRRAGIQVRHDRENGYMHHKFAIVDRRMLITGSLNWTTQAIQNNRENVLVVEDAEYVKPFLDEFERIWEEYNPINYRFFSKDNK